Proteins encoded by one window of Maliibacterium massiliense:
- a CDS encoding helix-turn-helix transcriptional regulator, protein MSQSDEKNAVMTDEQRYRAMCRRMRTLRKSLRLTQEQVSERAGISLHHYGMVERGRRRGNIFTLKRIAHALGVGLDYLIDGEKNDVYDDLHDMIDRISNADDLRTVKRFLSVMQQSGVYDAGHGEAPQTKDE, encoded by the coding sequence ATGAGCCAGTCGGACGAGAAAAACGCAGTAATGACCGATGAACAGCGGTACCGTGCGATGTGCCGGCGCATGCGCACGCTGCGCAAATCCCTGCGCCTTACCCAGGAGCAGGTCTCCGAAAGAGCGGGCATATCACTGCACCATTACGGCATGGTAGAGCGCGGACGCAGACGGGGGAATATCTTTACGCTCAAACGCATTGCGCATGCGCTGGGGGTGGGGCTCGACTATCTGATCGACGGCGAAAAAAACGATGTGTACGACGATTTGCACGACATGATCGACCGCATCAGCAACGCGGACGACCTGCGCACCGTCAAGCGTTTTTTGAGCGTGATGCAGCAGTCCGGCGTGTACGACGCAGGGCACGGTGAGGCCCCGCAAACAAAGGACGAATAA
- the asnS gene encoding asparagine--tRNA ligase, which yields MQQVSVKALFAQPDAYEGAQVRVSGWVRTSRNSKSLGFIELNDGSFFRNLQVVYQDGGIDNFAEVSHFGVGSAVIVEGSVVRTPQAKQPLEIQASRVTLEGACPSDYPLQKKRHSFEFLRGIAHLRPRTNTFAAVFRVRSLAAFAIHQFFNERGFVYVHTPLITASDCEGAGEMFHVTTLDMQDVPRDAQGAVDYSQDFFGAQANLTVSGQLNAEAYAQAFRNVYTFGPTFRAENSNTARHAAEFWMIEPEMAFCDLAGDMRVAEDMVKYIIHYVLENAPEEMAFFNQFIDKGLLARLDNVVSSDFAHVTYTEAVDILLKSGREFAFPVSWGCDLQTEHERYLAEEVFARPVFVTDYPKEIKAFYMRLNDDGKTVAAMDLLVPGVGEIIGGSQREERLEVLEARIRDLGMDPASYGWYLDLRRYGGTHHAGYGLGFERMIMYVTGMANIRDVLPFPRTVGSASF from the coding sequence ATGCAGCAAGTATCGGTCAAAGCCCTGTTTGCGCAGCCGGACGCCTACGAGGGGGCGCAGGTGCGCGTCTCGGGCTGGGTGCGCACCTCGCGCAATTCCAAGAGCCTGGGGTTCATTGAGCTCAATGACGGATCCTTTTTCAGGAATCTGCAGGTTGTCTACCAGGATGGCGGCATTGACAATTTTGCCGAGGTCTCCCACTTTGGCGTGGGCAGCGCGGTGATCGTGGAGGGCAGCGTGGTGCGCACGCCCCAGGCCAAGCAGCCGCTGGAGATCCAGGCCAGCCGCGTCACGCTGGAGGGCGCGTGCCCCAGCGACTATCCGCTGCAGAAAAAACGGCACTCCTTTGAATTTTTGCGCGGCATCGCGCATTTGCGTCCCCGCACCAACACGTTTGCCGCGGTATTTCGGGTGCGCTCACTTGCGGCGTTCGCCATCCACCAGTTCTTCAACGAGCGCGGGTTTGTCTACGTGCACACCCCGCTGATCACCGCCAGCGACTGCGAGGGCGCAGGCGAGATGTTCCACGTCACCACGCTGGATATGCAGGACGTGCCCCGCGATGCGCAGGGCGCGGTGGATTACAGCCAGGACTTCTTCGGCGCGCAGGCCAATTTGACGGTGTCGGGCCAGCTCAACGCCGAGGCGTACGCCCAGGCGTTCCGCAACGTGTATACCTTCGGCCCCACCTTCCGCGCGGAAAACTCCAATACCGCGCGCCACGCGGCCGAGTTCTGGATGATCGAGCCGGAGATGGCCTTCTGTGATCTGGCGGGGGACATGCGCGTGGCGGAGGACATGGTCAAGTACATCATCCATTACGTGCTGGAGAACGCGCCTGAGGAGATGGCCTTCTTCAACCAGTTCATCGACAAGGGTCTGCTTGCGCGCCTGGACAACGTGGTCTCCAGCGACTTTGCGCACGTCACCTACACCGAGGCGGTGGATATCCTGCTGAAAAGCGGCAGGGAGTTCGCCTTTCCGGTCTCTTGGGGATGCGACCTGCAGACCGAGCACGAGCGCTATCTGGCCGAGGAGGTGTTCGCCCGGCCGGTGTTCGTCACCGATTATCCCAAGGAAATCAAGGCGTTCTACATGCGCCTCAACGACGACGGCAAGACCGTTGCGGCCATGGATCTGCTGGTGCCTGGCGTGGGAGAGATCATCGGCGGCAGCCAGCGCGAGGAGCGTCTGGAGGTGCTCGAGGCGCGCATCCGCGATCTGGGCATGGACCCCGCCTCCTACGGCTGGTATTTGGACCTGCGCCGCTACGGCGGTACACACCACGCGGGCTACGGCCTGGGCTTTGAGCGCATGATCATGTACGTCACCGGCATGGCCAACATCCGCGACGTGCTCCCCTTCCCGCGCACGGTGGGCAGCGCGTCCTTCTAA
- a CDS encoding zinc metallopeptidase encodes MLFYPIFDWTFLILIPGLIFGMWAQSRINRSYQRYSRVLAQNGVTGARLAQLLLHSQGIDDVPVEISPGGGLSDHYDPRARVLRLSQGVYNSSSIAALGIAAHEVGHAYQHQEEYAPLKIRNALAPVVSFASTAAIPLLLIGLFAATDVLITIGLIAYASAVVFQLVTLPVEFNASRRAIAALETGGYLSAEELPGAKDVLSSAAMTYVAAALASILQLLRLSLLFGRRND; translated from the coding sequence ATGTTGTTTTACCCTATCTTTGACTGGACGTTCCTGATATTGATTCCCGGCCTGATTTTCGGCATGTGGGCGCAGAGCAGGATCAACCGTTCCTACCAGCGCTACAGCCGCGTGCTGGCGCAAAACGGCGTCACCGGCGCGCGGTTGGCGCAGCTGCTGCTGCACAGTCAGGGCATCGACGATGTGCCAGTGGAAATCTCCCCCGGCGGCGGGCTTTCCGACCACTACGACCCGCGCGCGCGCGTGCTGCGCCTCTCGCAGGGCGTCTATAACTCCTCATCCATCGCGGCACTGGGCATCGCCGCCCACGAGGTGGGCCATGCCTACCAGCACCAGGAGGAGTACGCCCCGCTGAAGATCCGCAACGCCCTTGCGCCAGTGGTCAGCTTCGCCTCCACCGCCGCCATCCCGCTGCTTTTAATCGGGCTGTTCGCCGCGACGGACGTGCTGATCACCATCGGCCTGATCGCCTACGCCTCGGCGGTGGTGTTCCAGCTGGTGACGCTGCCGGTGGAGTTTAACGCATCGCGCCGCGCCATCGCCGCGCTGGAGACGGGCGGCTATCTCTCGGCAGAGGAACTGCCCGGAGCGAAGGATGTGCTGTCCTCCGCCGCCATGACGTACGTGGCCGCGGCGCTCGCCTCCATTTTGCAGCTTCTGCGTCTTTCGCTGCTCTTTGGCCGCAGAAACGACTGA
- a CDS encoding DUF1540 domain-containing protein — MSPEKLYCDNAYCNHNGGGYCRAVAIEVTPKSARGDAVCAAFWPRGAAPGGRARFSMEIASPLVPETQGALHASVAPPPIVSCDVRSCYYNDQQRCRIDCLEIGQGALKAPCASFMRVHR; from the coding sequence ATGTCGCCGGAGAAGCTTTATTGTGACAACGCCTACTGCAACCACAACGGCGGGGGCTACTGCCGGGCGGTGGCCATTGAGGTGACGCCAAAGAGCGCGCGCGGCGACGCGGTGTGCGCCGCCTTCTGGCCGCGCGGGGCCGCGCCGGGTGGCAGGGCCAGATTTTCGATGGAGATCGCATCGCCCCTTGTGCCCGAGACGCAGGGCGCGCTGCACGCCTCGGTTGCACCGCCTCCCATCGTCTCGTGCGACGTGCGCAGCTGTTATTACAACGACCAGCAGCGCTGCCGCATCGACTGCCTGGAGATCGGCCAGGGCGCGCTCAAGGCGCCCTGCGCGTCGTTTATGCGCGTGCACCGATAA
- a CDS encoding DUF1540 domain-containing protein has translation MSNPMGKQCIYCDVRDCRFNREGQHCSLETIQVACCHDAHVDTQEDSMCASFRCK, from the coding sequence ATGAGCAATCCCATGGGAAAACAGTGCATCTACTGCGACGTGCGCGACTGCCGTTTCAACCGTGAGGGACAGCACTGCAGCCTGGAGACCATCCAGGTGGCCTGCTGCCACGATGCGCATGTGGATACGCAGGAGGACAGCATGTGCGCCTCGTTCCGCTGCAAGTGA